The Natrinema salaciae genome contains a region encoding:
- a CDS encoding metal-dependent hydrolase: MWPWEHAIVGYLAYSLFCHLAFRDSPGGLDAFAVVFASVLPDVIDKPLAWEFGVFDAGHALGHSVFFAVPLSIVVGTIAHAGASPRTGLAFGVGYLLHLPADILYSYVNEGVFYVEIVLWPVATVPAGSLNRGFLESFALLFGRYLGELLAGDVSTYVWFQFGLAVFAFLLWVYDGVPVLRELLLGCKRLVLAQIGSDRSTQRQ, encoded by the coding sequence ATGTGGCCGTGGGAACACGCGATCGTCGGCTATCTCGCCTATTCACTGTTCTGTCACCTCGCATTCCGGGACTCGCCCGGGGGACTCGACGCGTTCGCGGTCGTCTTCGCATCGGTCCTTCCGGACGTGATCGACAAACCGCTCGCGTGGGAGTTCGGCGTCTTCGACGCCGGGCACGCCCTCGGACACTCGGTGTTTTTTGCCGTTCCGCTTTCGATCGTTGTCGGAACGATCGCGCACGCGGGAGCCAGCCCGCGAACCGGCCTCGCGTTCGGAGTCGGCTACCTGTTGCACCTCCCGGCCGACATCCTCTACTCCTACGTCAACGAGGGTGTCTTCTACGTCGAAATCGTGCTCTGGCCGGTTGCAACCGTCCCCGCGGGCTCCCTCAATCGGGGCTTCCTCGAGTCGTTCGCGCTGCTGTTCGGCCGCTATCTGGGGGAGTTGCTCGCCGGGGACGTGTCGACGTACGTCTGGTTCCAGTTCGGACTCGCCGTGTTCGCGTTTCTGCTGTGGGTCTACGACGGTGTGCCCGTTTTGCGGGAGCTCCTGCTGGGCTGTAAACGGCTCGTGCTCGCCCAGATCGGATCGGACCGTTCGACCCAACGCCAGTAG
- a CDS encoding ABC transporter ATP-binding protein yields MTEYAIEARDVAVTYADGTEAVRGVDLLVETGEFFGFLGPNGAGKTTMIKTLVTLLRPTDGSVTVNGFDAVAEPRSVRATVGYMAQETSVDPELTARENLRFACDAYGVPRGERSDRIDELLALVELTDVADKVADDFSGGMKKRLDAATALVHRPPLVFLDEPTTGLDPAARNRLWEYFRRINDEGTTVFLTTQYLEEADQLCDRLSVIQDGAVVAEGTPETLKRRVGGEILAVELADPETSDRAVAIAREEGVFADGATIEPTEVGLAVTARDARTRGTDLLVALRDAGIDVTGFDVRAPTLDDVFLAVTDDRSGGESTSADAAPIETVGNGGDSSGSDGRTGPGETGGKR; encoded by the coding sequence GTGACCGAGTACGCAATCGAGGCCCGCGACGTGGCGGTGACGTACGCGGATGGGACCGAAGCCGTCCGTGGCGTCGACCTCCTCGTCGAGACGGGGGAGTTCTTCGGGTTCCTGGGGCCGAACGGCGCGGGCAAGACGACGATGATCAAGACGCTCGTGACGCTGTTGCGACCGACCGACGGCTCGGTGACGGTGAACGGGTTCGATGCCGTTGCGGAGCCACGGAGCGTGCGTGCGACGGTCGGATACATGGCTCAAGAGACGAGCGTCGATCCGGAGTTGACGGCTCGAGAGAACCTTCGGTTCGCCTGCGACGCCTACGGTGTTCCGCGAGGGGAACGGAGCGACCGGATCGACGAGCTACTCGCGCTCGTCGAGTTGACCGACGTCGCGGACAAAGTCGCGGACGATTTCTCCGGCGGGATGAAAAAGCGCCTCGACGCGGCGACCGCGCTCGTCCACCGGCCGCCGCTGGTGTTCCTGGACGAACCGACGACCGGCCTCGATCCGGCCGCGCGAAACCGGCTCTGGGAGTACTTCCGGCGGATCAACGACGAAGGGACGACCGTCTTCCTGACGACGCAGTACCTGGAGGAGGCCGACCAGTTGTGCGATCGGCTGTCGGTCATTCAGGACGGCGCGGTCGTCGCGGAGGGCACGCCAGAGACCCTGAAGCGTCGCGTCGGCGGCGAGATCCTCGCCGTCGAACTCGCGGACCCAGAAACGAGCGATCGTGCCGTCGCGATCGCGCGCGAGGAAGGGGTGTTCGCGGACGGGGCGACGATCGAGCCGACCGAGGTCGGGCTCGCGGTGACGGCGCGCGACGCGCGAACGCGCGGAACGGATCTGTTGGTCGCCCTCCGCGACGCCGGCATCGACGTGACGGGATTCGATGTCCGGGCACCGACGCTCGACGACGTATTCCTCGCGGTGACCGACGACCGGAGCGGGGGCGAATCCACGTCGGCCGACGCCGCTCCGATCGAGACGGTCGGGAACGGCGGCGACTCGAGCGGCAGTGATGGGCGAACGGGACCCGGGGAAACGGGGGGAAAGCGATGA
- a CDS encoding ABC transporter permease: MSTPSVDRHGGSFASDVWVTFVRWTIKSVRNPFVLVVSLVQPIIFLVLFTQVFGGVATSALEGVSYETYLVPAIVIQVALVAAATSGIGLVNDIENGMFEKTLVSPMNRSAVFLGKTLAEVVRIVVQVVIVLGLGVLLGAEIATGLVGAVAITGICVLFSVWFTAFSNVLAVVTRDEESTIIGANLLQLPLLFVSSAFLPLPALPEWIQTVATFNPITYGVDAARAVMLGEDTMTVVEVARFDGLWNTLVPALAVLFALAILFGSVAVYAIGRAASADVR, from the coding sequence ATGAGTACGCCGAGTGTCGACCGTCACGGAGGGAGCTTCGCGAGCGACGTGTGGGTCACGTTCGTTCGGTGGACGATCAAGTCCGTCCGGAACCCGTTCGTGCTCGTCGTCTCCCTCGTGCAGCCGATCATCTTCCTCGTCCTGTTTACGCAAGTGTTCGGCGGCGTCGCGACGAGCGCGCTCGAGGGTGTGAGCTACGAGACGTACCTCGTCCCGGCGATCGTGATTCAGGTGGCGCTCGTCGCGGCCGCAACGTCGGGGATCGGGCTGGTCAACGATATCGAGAACGGCATGTTCGAGAAGACGCTGGTGAGTCCGATGAACCGCAGCGCCGTCTTTCTGGGCAAGACGCTGGCCGAAGTCGTGCGTATCGTCGTGCAGGTCGTGATCGTACTCGGACTGGGCGTGCTACTAGGGGCGGAAATCGCGACCGGGCTGGTCGGCGCGGTCGCGATCACGGGCATCTGTGTCCTGTTTTCGGTCTGGTTCACCGCGTTCTCGAACGTGCTTGCCGTCGTGACCCGCGACGAGGAGTCCACGATCATCGGCGCGAACCTGCTCCAGCTCCCGTTGCTGTTCGTCTCGAGCGCGTTCCTTCCGCTGCCGGCGCTGCCGGAGTGGATTCAGACTGTCGCGACGTTCAACCCGATCACCTACGGCGTCGACGCCGCACGCGCGGTGATGCTCGGCGAGGACACGATGACGGTCGTCGAAGTCGCGCGCTTCGACGGGCTGTGGAACACGCTCGTCCCCGCACTGGCGGTTCTGTTCGCACTGGCGATCCTGTTCGGATCGGTGGCCGTCTACGCGATCGGGCGCGCGGCCAGCGCCGACGTTCGGTGA
- the hisD gene encoding histidinol dehydrogenase: protein MTIDVQAIADLGPDDRAAFFERDAGIESVRGDVREIVDRVRDEGDVAVREFTSEFDDVEVGNLEITDECERASDEIDAEVRDAIETAAGNVREFHEAQLPDDWRREFDTGRELGRRFRPLERVGVYVPGGSAAYPSSAIMGIVPAVVAGVDHVSVVTPPADEVNPVTLAAIHVAGADAVYSVGGAQAIAGLAYGTETVTRVQKIVGPGNKWVTAAKAEVRGDVEIDFLAGPSEVAVVADETADPELVAAELVAQAEHDPNASVVAVTDDEATADAVAAAVEEQAGARERAAVIRDALANDASGVLRARSMSEAILFTEAYAPEHLSIIADDDESILDRIDSAGSVFLGPNTPVAAGDYASGTNHVLPTDGGARVTGGLSVETFLRSTTVQRLSAEGLAGLGDAITTLADAEGLEAHAESVRRRLPDDAERD from the coding sequence ATGACAATCGACGTGCAGGCGATCGCCGATCTCGGGCCGGACGACCGCGCGGCCTTCTTCGAGCGCGACGCCGGTATCGAGTCGGTCAGGGGAGACGTCCGCGAAATCGTCGACCGCGTCCGCGACGAGGGCGACGTCGCCGTTCGCGAGTTCACCAGCGAGTTCGACGACGTCGAGGTCGGGAACCTCGAGATAACCGACGAGTGCGAGCGCGCGTCCGACGAGATCGACGCCGAGGTTCGGGACGCGATCGAGACGGCCGCGGGGAACGTCCGGGAGTTCCACGAGGCCCAGCTTCCCGACGACTGGCGGCGTGAGTTCGATACCGGGCGGGAGCTCGGCCGTCGGTTTCGGCCGCTCGAGCGCGTGGGCGTCTACGTTCCCGGCGGTTCGGCGGCCTATCCCTCGAGCGCGATCATGGGCATCGTCCCGGCGGTCGTCGCTGGCGTCGACCACGTCTCGGTCGTCACGCCGCCCGCCGACGAGGTGAATCCGGTAACGCTGGCGGCGATCCACGTCGCGGGCGCGGACGCGGTCTACAGCGTCGGCGGCGCGCAGGCGATCGCGGGACTGGCCTACGGGACGGAGACGGTCACTCGCGTCCAGAAGATCGTCGGCCCCGGGAACAAGTGGGTGACGGCGGCCAAGGCCGAAGTGCGGGGCGACGTCGAGATCGACTTCCTCGCGGGGCCGAGCGAAGTGGCCGTCGTCGCCGACGAGACTGCCGATCCCGAGCTCGTCGCCGCGGAGCTCGTCGCGCAGGCCGAACACGACCCGAACGCCTCGGTCGTGGCCGTCACCGACGACGAGGCGACCGCCGACGCCGTCGCAGCGGCCGTCGAGGAACAAGCCGGCGCGCGAGAGCGCGCGGCCGTCATTCGAGATGCCCTCGCCAACGACGCGAGCGGCGTCCTCCGCGCTCGATCGATGAGCGAGGCGATCCTCTTCACCGAGGCGTACGCACCCGAACACCTCTCGATCATCGCCGACGACGACGAGTCGATCCTCGACCGAATCGACAGCGCGGGCAGCGTCTTCCTCGGGCCGAACACCCCCGTCGCGGCCGGCGACTACGCCAGCGGCACGAACCACGTCCTGCCGACCGACGGCGGTGCGCGCGTGACCGGCGGGCTCTCGGTCGAGACGTTCCTCCGGTCGACGACGGTCCAGCGCCTCTCCGCCGAGGGACTCGCGGG